A genomic stretch from Pristiophorus japonicus isolate sPriJap1 chromosome 6, sPriJap1.hap1, whole genome shotgun sequence includes:
- the LOC139265580 gene encoding uncharacterized protein: MVITPRSGSQCKKKWQDLGQVVSKEVAHNKRERTQTGGGPANLHPLTPLEERVAALMGPAWRKATTTAQYGPHSRERNLRPTLTRLQPMQKMIQTWTSLKRTFSNSTFQTKSVGGREVMDEAHTVVLTLEEMQVPATELPGAFLSGTRVGTFHGFSQSESADPSGVQQATPRVRRGRRAQQCSPEVQDLTVVVQMMARSAESIDLTQSLLDTISGVGDEVSGLSREVTTLSREMGTLSGNMMEGMLQAADTMSVHMR; this comes from the exons atggtgatcaccccgaggtctggaagccagtgcaaaaagaagtggcaggaccttggtcaagtagttagt aaggaggtggcacacaacaaaagggaaagaactcaaacaggaggaggcccagcaaatctgcacccactgacacccttggaagagagagtcgctgctttgatgggccctgcctggagaaaagcaaccaccactgcacaatatgggccacactcgagggagagg aacttgaggccaaccctgacaaggctgcagccgatgcagaagatgattcagacctggacgagcctgaagagaacattttccaattccaccttccagaccaagagcgtgggggggagggaggtgatggatgaagcccacactgttgtgctcactctggaggagatgcaggtgccgGCCACTGAATTGCCAGgcgctttcctgagtggtacgagagttgggacattccatggtttctcacagtccgagtctGCGGatcctagtggggtgcagcaagccacacccagggtgaggaggggacggagagctcaacagtgctctcctgaggtgcaggatctaacagttgtggttcagatgatggcaaggagtgcggagagcattgaccttacacaatcactcctggataccatcagtggggtgggtgatgaggtatcgggactgtcaagagaagtaacaacactctcacgagaaatgggaacactgtccgggaacatgatggagggaatgttgcaagcagctgatacaatgtcggtgcacatgaggtag